In one window of Tenacibaculum mesophilum DNA:
- a CDS encoding DUF2490 domain-containing protein: MMKKLLATVFLFVIFKSYAQKVDQFNSWWYYSGKYQLTKKFNIETLYSWSRHNFVKDWQQSKLRIGTSYDYLKNLSFGAGYEWVVLFPYGAHPVPTKRTEHRIYEYFTVKNKIKKVSVNYGMLLEQRIMEDKTRHRLRLIFGAKTPIIRSKEGKTIIGLSFSNQVFLDVDRYANNKNFSQNRIYGAFDIPLDASFTLSLGYMNQYIIIKENRIENDHTLMIKLSHKIDFRKKL; this comes from the coding sequence ATGATGAAAAAATTACTAGCTACAGTATTTTTATTTGTAATTTTTAAGAGTTATGCCCAAAAAGTCGACCAGTTTAATTCATGGTGGTATTATTCTGGTAAGTATCAATTAACTAAAAAGTTCAATATTGAAACGTTATACTCTTGGAGTAGACATAATTTTGTTAAGGATTGGCAGCAATCAAAGTTAAGGATTGGCACAAGTTATGACTACTTAAAAAATCTAAGTTTTGGTGCTGGATATGAATGGGTAGTGCTCTTTCCTTATGGAGCACATCCCGTTCCTACAAAGAGAACTGAACATCGTATTTATGAGTACTTCACCGTAAAAAATAAAATTAAAAAAGTTTCCGTCAATTATGGAATGCTACTAGAACAGCGTATTATGGAAGACAAAACAAGACATAGATTACGATTAATATTTGGTGCAAAAACACCAATCATACGATCTAAAGAGGGTAAAACAATAATAGGCTTGTCATTCTCTAATCAAGTATTTTTAGATGTTGATAGATATGCAAATAATAAAAATTTTAGTCAAAATAGAATTTATGGAGCTTTCGATATTCCCCTAGATGCTTCTTTTACATTAAGTTTAGGATACATGAATCAATACATAATCATAAAAGAAAACCGTATTGAAAACGACCATACTTTAATGATTAAACTTTCTCACAAAATTGATTTTAGAAAAAAACTCTAA
- a CDS encoding ABC transporter ATP-binding protein yields MIQTNKLTKKYGDFIAVNNLDLQVNEGEILCLLGANGAGKSTTINMLLNFINPTSGIAKINGLEVTKHPIKTKNFITYIPENLMLYASLSAIENLDYFLKLSGKKIDKPELSLFLEEAGLQKEAHNKYVNTFSKGMRQKVGIALAIAKESKVLLLDEPTSGLDPKSSNEFSDLLLKMKSEGVAILMATHDLFRAKDIATHIGIMRNGTLQSTKASDEITLSELEKLYLDIMNFKNVIA; encoded by the coding sequence ATGATACAAACAAACAAGCTGACAAAAAAATATGGTGATTTTATTGCTGTAAATAATTTAGACTTACAGGTTAATGAAGGTGAAATCTTATGTTTACTTGGTGCCAACGGTGCTGGTAAATCTACAACAATTAACATGTTATTAAACTTTATTAATCCTACATCTGGAATTGCAAAAATTAATGGTTTGGAGGTTACTAAACATCCAATCAAAACTAAAAATTTCATTACTTATATTCCAGAAAATCTAATGCTATATGCTTCATTATCTGCTATAGAAAATTTAGATTATTTTTTAAAACTCTCTGGAAAAAAAATTGACAAGCCTGAACTTAGTTTATTTTTAGAAGAAGCAGGTTTACAAAAAGAAGCTCATAATAAATATGTCAATACATTTTCTAAAGGAATGAGACAAAAAGTTGGAATTGCTTTAGCAATTGCTAAAGAATCTAAAGTTCTACTTTTAGATGAACCTACATCGGGTTTAGATCCTAAATCTAGTAATGAATTCTCTGATCTTTTATTAAAAATGAAATCTGAAGGAGTTGCTATTTTAATGGCTACTCATGATTTGTTTCGTGCAAAAGATATTGCTACTCACATAGGCATTATGCGTAATGGCACACTACAAAGTACTAAAGCTTCTGATGAAATAACATTATCAGAATTAGAGAAATTGTACTTAGATATTATGAATTTTAAAAATGTAATAGCTTAA
- a CDS encoding DUF3526 domain-containing protein yields MKTIICKELTELRRDGRFGFSIIIILILLLIAGITSYNQFKTINKQYSISKEKERSMWDTQGDKNPHSAAHYGTYAFKPKFALSLFDNGVNKYTGNSIFLEAHKRNEAAYSEASDQTELARFGTLSLNFVLLYLIPLLILLMGYNTFTKEKELDTLRLLKSQGVSPVRLALGKWFSIFIPVFILNTIVFLVVGIFLSSNSFTGLFSWNNLSLLYTSYLVYYMIIVTITILISSISKSSGISLVVNMSLWILFCFITPKIATNLANDFHPYPTKQQFQASIKQDKEKGLDGHNPWSKEAQILKEKTLKEYGVDSIQQLPFNYDAYRMQKGEEHEARVYKKHYGFLKEVFENQNTTYQKLAVISPFIPIRILSMDIANTGYIAHWNFTDAAESYRVSTQKFLNDDFKNNSKTGDWSYKTEADKFSKLPEFKYHTPNLSTIITWNFKNFFILFIWLLVPFYLLITFSKKL; encoded by the coding sequence ATGAAAACTATTATTTGTAAAGAACTTACTGAACTACGGAGAGATGGACGCTTTGGGTTTTCAATAATCATAATACTTATACTCCTTTTAATTGCTGGTATTACTAGTTATAATCAATTTAAAACTATAAATAAACAATATAGTATTTCTAAAGAAAAGGAAAGGAGTATGTGGGATACACAAGGAGATAAAAATCCTCACTCTGCTGCTCATTACGGCACATATGCTTTTAAACCTAAGTTTGCTTTATCATTATTTGATAATGGTGTGAATAAATATACAGGAAACTCTATTTTCTTAGAAGCTCATAAAAGAAATGAAGCTGCTTATAGTGAAGCTTCGGATCAAACAGAACTAGCAAGGTTTGGTACATTATCTCTCAACTTTGTACTGTTATATTTGATTCCTCTGCTTATATTATTAATGGGCTACAATACTTTTACTAAAGAAAAAGAATTAGATACACTACGTTTGTTAAAAAGTCAAGGTGTTTCACCTGTAAGACTAGCTTTAGGTAAATGGTTTTCTATCTTTATTCCAGTTTTCATATTAAATACAATAGTTTTTCTTGTTGTTGGCATATTCCTTTCTTCCAACAGTTTTACAGGTCTTTTTAGTTGGAACAATTTAAGTCTACTTTATACCTCTTACTTAGTTTATTATATGATTATTGTTACCATAACTATACTTATATCATCAATTAGTAAATCTTCAGGAATTTCTTTAGTTGTAAATATGTCTTTATGGATTCTGTTTTGCTTCATTACACCGAAAATAGCTACCAACTTAGCAAACGACTTTCATCCTTATCCAACGAAACAACAATTTCAAGCTAGCATTAAACAAGATAAAGAAAAAGGACTAGATGGTCATAATCCATGGAGTAAAGAGGCTCAAATTTTAAAAGAAAAAACATTAAAAGAGTACGGTGTAGATAGTATTCAGCAACTGCCTTTTAATTACGATGCTTACAGAATGCAAAAAGGAGAAGAACATGAAGCTAGAGTTTACAAAAAACATTATGGTTTTTTAAAAGAGGTTTTTGAAAATCAAAACACTACTTATCAAAAACTAGCCGTAATTTCTCCTTTTATACCTATTAGAATTCTTTCTATGGATATTGCCAATACTGGTTATATAGCGCATTGGAACTTTACCGATGCAGCCGAAAGTTATAGGGTTAGTACTCAGAAGTTTTTAAATGATGATTTCAAAAACAATTCAAAAACAGGAGACTGGAGCTACAAAACCGAAGCTGATAAGTTTTCAAAACTACCCGAATTTAAATATCATACTCCAAATTTATCTACTATCATTACCTGGAACTTTAAGAACTTTTTTATTCTTTTTATTTGGTTGCTTGTACCTTTTTATTTACTAATTACTTTCTCTAAAAAATTATAA
- a CDS encoding DUF3526 domain-containing protein: MFFQTINYELKILFRNGWITLLTVILLSIIGFATYNGQKKVKQRTDDIIKVKQNLVESDTKMLKNILDIENGIDTGLPYWMLPNNPSTVGTRHPRVVAMDAQPLSFIATGQSDLYTHFMKPSIFGNNFALDYTEIANPVQLLFGTFDISFVFIFILPLLIIAFTYNILSREKELGTLRLIGSQPLTIRKWLIQKLGFRFILFAGISLVVFLVCILIFTKNALLNFSQLFATIMLLIAYEAFWFSLAGIVNLKINNSSKNALSLIGLWLLIVLVIPATANQISTSIYPTPSRLNMINEIREANREIEKKQDEILDGYLRDHPELANKENKNFTFWHRYFASQDLLEQQLSPLLLNYNKALKKQQQVVDYLKYTSPAILMQEALNKIAGTSANDYENYKQQVVSFSNKWRDHIVPLLFKNKKYTIETYESRPTFIFKPLEQKTTKNLIAILMLTSVVIVTGFLIKKKTSYFS; encoded by the coding sequence ATGTTTTTCCAAACCATAAATTACGAATTGAAAATTTTATTTAGAAATGGATGGATTACACTTTTAACTGTAATACTTCTTTCTATTATAGGTTTTGCTACATATAATGGACAAAAAAAAGTAAAACAACGTACCGACGATATTATTAAAGTAAAACAAAACTTGGTAGAGAGTGATACTAAAATGCTAAAAAACATTCTTGATATTGAAAACGGTATAGACACAGGACTCCCTTATTGGATGCTCCCTAACAATCCTTCAACTGTTGGTACAAGACACCCTAGGGTTGTTGCTATGGATGCTCAACCTCTATCTTTTATTGCTACAGGTCAAAGTGATTTATACACTCATTTTATGAAGCCAAGCATATTTGGCAATAATTTTGCACTAGATTATACAGAAATTGCTAACCCTGTCCAATTATTGTTTGGTACGTTTGATATTTCTTTTGTATTTATTTTCATTCTACCATTATTAATCATTGCATTTACCTATAATATTTTATCCCGAGAAAAAGAACTAGGTACATTAAGGCTTATCGGATCTCAACCTTTAACAATTAGAAAGTGGTTGATTCAAAAATTAGGTTTTCGTTTTATTTTATTTGCTGGTATTTCTTTAGTTGTTTTTTTAGTTTGTATTTTAATTTTTACAAAAAATGCTCTTTTAAACTTTTCTCAATTATTTGCTACTATTATGTTATTAATTGCTTACGAAGCTTTTTGGTTTTCGCTGGCAGGTATTGTTAATTTAAAGATCAATAATTCTTCTAAAAATGCTTTATCTCTTATTGGTCTGTGGTTACTAATTGTTTTAGTTATTCCTGCAACTGCTAATCAAATTAGTACCTCTATATACCCTACACCTTCTCGCTTAAATATGATTAATGAGATTAGAGAAGCAAATAGAGAAATTGAGAAAAAACAAGATGAAATTTTAGATGGGTATTTACGAGATCATCCTGAGTTAGCTAATAAAGAAAATAAAAATTTTACTTTCTGGCATCGTTATTTTGCCTCACAAGATTTACTTGAACAACAACTTTCTCCTTTATTATTAAACTATAATAAGGCTTTAAAAAAACAACAACAGGTTGTTGATTATTTGAAATATACATCTCCAGCTATTCTCATGCAAGAAGCTTTAAATAAAATTGCTGGAACCTCAGCTAACGATTACGAAAATTATAAACAACAAGTAGTATCTTTCTCCAATAAATGGAGAGACCACATTGTTCCGCTTTTATTTAAAAACAAAAAATACACAATAGAAACCTATGAGAGTCGTCCTACTTTTATATTTAAACCTTTAGAACAGAAAACAACAAAAAACTTAATAGCTATTTTAATGTTGACTTCTGTAGTGATAGTCACTGGTTTTCTTATTAAGAAAAAAACATCTTATTTTAGTTAG
- a CDS encoding DUF4374 domain-containing protein, whose protein sequence is MKYKNLYSALFIAAAIFTSCSDDNTPKQGETPQKGAKYLITATPKASEGVADYILTTDNLTQGKISTVGNGIEQDGTYRYYVTSNNKFFSLLYGQGNPGAVTTYQLDDKGALEKLSNFQSETVQAFAPVKDDLLLIKISRNSDSPIASWYRLDTRTSQFVAEGQINTKDLANKENGELAFFTWITQVGDYVYLPYFTIKGNSTDRFGTNYPNEANIAVYSYPEMEYVKTIHDDRTSHIGRYFNNGLSVDEKGDTYAFSSSVATTNGEITSTKPSAITRIKKGETAFDQAFYYNIEEASGNRYVTSHLYLGNGKFLVNLHDTASKGTYSSGKDLAIVDVYAKTLTDVTGLPTKEEIESIASKGHYVSKAEGIVYIGITTKNGSYVYNIDARTAKATQGIEVEGGTITAINKLDPAN, encoded by the coding sequence ATGAAGTACAAAAACCTTTATTCAGCTTTATTTATTGCAGCGGCAATTTTTACGTCATGTAGTGATGATAATACTCCAAAACAGGGAGAAACACCTCAAAAAGGAGCAAAATACTTAATAACTGCGACACCAAAAGCATCAGAAGGAGTTGCAGATTATATACTTACAACAGATAATTTAACCCAAGGAAAAATTAGCACAGTAGGAAACGGTATTGAGCAAGATGGAACATATCGTTATTATGTAACTAGTAATAATAAGTTTTTTAGTTTATTATACGGACAAGGAAACCCAGGAGCTGTTACAACCTATCAGTTAGACGATAAAGGAGCATTAGAAAAGTTATCTAACTTCCAATCAGAAACTGTACAAGCGTTTGCGCCAGTTAAAGACGATTTACTATTAATAAAAATATCAAGAAATTCTGACTCCCCTATAGCTTCTTGGTACCGTCTTGATACCAGAACATCACAATTTGTAGCCGAAGGACAAATTAATACTAAGGACTTAGCAAATAAGGAAAATGGTGAGTTAGCTTTCTTTACTTGGATAACTCAAGTAGGTGATTATGTGTATTTGCCTTATTTTACAATTAAAGGAAATTCTACAGATAGATTTGGAACGAACTACCCTAACGAAGCCAATATTGCAGTGTATTCTTATCCAGAAATGGAGTATGTAAAAACGATTCATGACGATAGAACTAGTCATATTGGACGTTATTTTAACAATGGTTTGTCTGTAGATGAAAAAGGAGATACATATGCTTTTTCTTCTTCTGTAGCAACAACTAATGGAGAAATAACATCTACAAAACCATCAGCAATAACAAGAATAAAAAAAGGAGAAACAGCATTTGACCAAGCTTTTTATTATAACATTGAAGAAGCTTCAGGTAATAGATATGTTACTTCTCATTTATATTTAGGAAATGGTAAATTTTTAGTAAACTTGCACGATACAGCTTCAAAAGGGACATATAGTTCTGGAAAAGATTTGGCTATTGTAGATGTATATGCAAAAACGTTAACAGATGTAACTGGGCTTCCTACAAAAGAAGAAATAGAAAGTATTGCATCAAAAGGGCATTATGTGTCTAAAGCTGAAGGAATAGTTTATATTGGTATAACAACAAAAAACGGGAGTTATGTTTACAATATAGATGCTAGAACAGCCAAAGCTACACAGGGAATCGAAGTAGAAGGAGGAACGATTACAGCAATTAATAAATTAGATCCTGCAAATTAA
- a CDS encoding TonB-dependent receptor, producing MNIFKKSISFITINLLFLFVGYTQSKLSGTVVDAWKKPIPGATVIIKDTNKGVSTDINGHFLFKGKLKGKYVLKVSFVGFKTKELFFKIEEGEELVLSIQLEESSVELDEVLVTGKSIVKKVKEKAYNVGVVDAKQLHHTSLDLGHALDRVAGVRIRESGGVGSRMNFSLNGFRGNQVRFFIDGLPMDNFGSSLQINNIPISLAERIEIYKGVVPIGLGADALGGAVNIITQQHKKSHLEASYSLGSFNTHRSHVNAVYVAKSGFTAQLNAFQNYSDNNYKVNVDVSDLNTGEYFPNQRVKRFNDTYHNEVAIFNVGFVNTEFADQLLFGITLGQSYREIQTGARMVSVFGAWHTKGNIIMPSVKYKKNDFIFKNLDFKLTANINLGEEKNIDTLHRRYNWFGDFKEYDGPGGERSYSLYKYKNNAGITTTSLNYKLNDKHKITFSNTLNTFDRVGHNELNPDNEIYEHPKKVMKNVMGLGYDFKSSNWNTSAFIKKYYQRNKFAEAYNPSGNYGDVAYRNQVNKFNHTGYGLAATYFVNDDIQLKASYEKSYRLPEANELYGDVINLEGNLSLKPESSNNYNLGVSLWKHTSSNHSFNFNANGFYRDAKDFIRPTLNKNQSRQVMDNLASVTNLGVEAEARYNFNNQVSLGANITYQNLRNNTKYEDNQTEVSVVYKDRVPNEPYLFGNADVSYTFSNLWNKEDKLNVAYNLLFVHDFYLYWPSLGSNKLEIPQQISHDISFTYSLNKKLQFTLECRNLLNAELYDNFSLQKPSRNFTGKIKYTFF from the coding sequence GTGAATATATTTAAGAAATCAATAAGTTTTATAACGATTAACCTTCTATTTTTATTCGTAGGATATACACAATCTAAATTATCCGGAACAGTAGTAGATGCGTGGAAAAAACCAATTCCTGGAGCAACAGTTATTATAAAAGACACGAATAAAGGAGTTTCAACTGATATAAATGGTCATTTTCTTTTTAAAGGTAAGCTTAAAGGAAAATATGTGCTTAAAGTTTCTTTTGTAGGCTTTAAAACTAAGGAACTATTTTTTAAGATAGAAGAGGGAGAAGAACTAGTATTATCAATACAATTAGAAGAATCATCAGTAGAGTTAGATGAGGTACTTGTAACAGGAAAAAGTATCGTAAAAAAAGTAAAAGAAAAAGCATATAATGTAGGTGTTGTTGATGCTAAGCAGTTACATCATACCTCTTTAGATTTAGGACATGCGTTAGATAGAGTAGCAGGAGTACGCATTAGAGAAAGTGGAGGAGTTGGTTCTCGAATGAATTTTTCACTTAACGGTTTTAGAGGAAATCAAGTTCGATTTTTTATTGATGGATTACCCATGGATAATTTTGGTTCATCTCTACAAATTAATAACATTCCAATAAGTTTAGCAGAACGCATAGAAATATATAAAGGAGTAGTACCTATAGGTTTAGGAGCAGATGCATTGGGAGGAGCTGTAAACATTATAACACAACAGCATAAAAAAAGTCATTTAGAGGCTTCGTATTCTTTAGGTTCGTTTAATACTCATAGATCACATGTAAATGCTGTTTATGTAGCAAAATCTGGGTTTACTGCGCAATTAAATGCTTTTCAAAACTATTCTGATAACAATTATAAAGTAAACGTTGATGTATCTGATTTAAACACCGGAGAATATTTTCCCAACCAAAGAGTAAAACGTTTTAATGATACTTACCATAACGAAGTAGCCATTTTTAATGTAGGTTTTGTAAATACTGAGTTCGCAGATCAATTATTATTTGGTATAACCCTAGGACAGAGTTATAGAGAAATTCAAACAGGAGCAAGAATGGTAAGCGTGTTTGGGGCTTGGCATACAAAAGGTAATATTATAATGCCTAGTGTAAAGTATAAAAAGAACGACTTTATATTTAAAAACTTAGATTTTAAGTTAACCGCTAATATCAACTTGGGAGAAGAAAAAAATATTGATACGTTACATAGGCGTTACAATTGGTTTGGAGATTTTAAAGAATATGATGGCCCTGGAGGAGAACGTTCGTATTCTTTATATAAATACAAAAATAACGCAGGTATTACAACAACAAGCTTAAACTATAAGTTGAATGATAAGCATAAAATTACATTTAGTAATACTCTTAATACGTTTGATAGAGTAGGGCATAATGAGTTAAATCCAGATAACGAAATTTACGAACACCCCAAAAAAGTGATGAAAAATGTGATGGGTTTAGGCTATGATTTTAAAAGTTCAAACTGGAATACTTCAGCTTTTATAAAAAAATACTATCAACGTAATAAGTTTGCAGAGGCATATAATCCTAGTGGAAACTACGGAGATGTAGCGTATAGAAATCAAGTTAATAAGTTTAATCATACAGGGTATGGGCTTGCTGCAACATATTTTGTAAACGATGATATACAATTAAAAGCTTCTTATGAAAAAAGTTATCGTTTACCAGAAGCAAATGAACTTTATGGAGATGTAATTAATTTAGAAGGAAACTTAAGTCTAAAACCAGAAAGTAGTAATAATTATAATTTAGGAGTTAGTCTTTGGAAGCATACAAGCAGTAATCACTCTTTTAATTTTAATGCAAATGGTTTTTATAGAGATGCAAAAGATTTCATTAGACCTACACTTAATAAAAATCAAAGTAGGCAAGTTATGGATAATTTAGCGAGTGTAACCAACCTTGGTGTAGAAGCAGAGGCAAGATATAACTTTAATAATCAAGTCTCACTAGGAGCAAACATAACTTATCAAAACTTAAGAAATAACACAAAATATGAAGATAATCAAACAGAAGTTAGTGTTGTTTACAAAGATCGAGTTCCTAACGAGCCTTATTTATTTGGAAATGCTGATGTGAGCTACACTTTTTCTAATCTATGGAATAAAGAAGACAAATTAAATGTAGCCTATAACTTGTTGTTTGTTCATGATTTTTATTTGTACTGGCCAAGTTTAGGGAGTAATAAACTTGAAATTCCTCAACAAATATCACATGATATAAGTTTTACATACTCATTAAACAAGAAACTACAATTTACTTTAGAATGTAGAAACTTGTTAAATGCTGAGCTTTATGACAATTTTAGTTTACAAAAACCTAGTAGAAATTTTACAGGAAAAATTAAATACACTTTTTTTTAA
- a CDS encoding PepSY-associated TM helix domain-containing protein — translation MAKRVYNIMFHTHTISGIVISAALYVIFFTGSISFLRDEIIAWERNEPVEKNFFLEGDFDALLNNLGEEYYLKGRDISFYRNIEGQNVITRMGQSKDTLAPKKEPKRAFFYTNLKTFKKANYNQNYSLGEFFYRLHFFAQLNFYGRSGYVFAGLIAFFFLFAIITGIIVHWKKIVPNFYQFRPKTKWKTIWTDAHVALGVIGLPYQFIFAVTGAYLIIGYMVMLAPVQNYIFNDNSKALTEALNYEKDINYEYKAVELEKTISINDFLVKTKKEYPSLQLNSVEIFNYGDANMHVKVGGYPKYKDNFLSSGSITFKASDGYIVQTKDSKNSLSYIEGATNLLKRLHFGDFGGYGMKLIYLVLGFITCFVIISGVLIWLVTRDKKSVPNYKRKFNSWLVNIYMAICLSLYPITALVFITVKCFSNSNGDNRKVFIYQIFFWGWLILSSLFIVKKDNYFTNKISLLLGSILGFLVPISNGAITGNWLWISWQKGYSQIFVVDAFWLLLSITSFSIFFKIKRNKKL, via the coding sequence ATGGCTAAGAGAGTATATAATATAATGTTTCATACACATACCATTAGTGGTATTGTTATAAGTGCAGCATTATATGTAATTTTTTTTACAGGATCTATTTCTTTTTTAAGAGATGAAATAATAGCTTGGGAAAGAAATGAGCCCGTTGAAAAAAACTTTTTTTTAGAAGGAGATTTTGATGCTTTATTAAATAATTTAGGAGAAGAGTATTACCTAAAAGGTAGAGACATTTCTTTTTATAGAAATATAGAAGGACAAAATGTAATCACCAGAATGGGGCAGTCTAAAGATACATTGGCACCAAAAAAAGAGCCTAAAAGAGCTTTTTTTTATACAAATTTAAAAACCTTTAAAAAAGCAAATTATAACCAAAACTATTCTTTAGGAGAATTTTTTTACAGGCTACATTTTTTTGCACAATTAAATTTTTATGGACGATCTGGGTATGTTTTTGCTGGTTTAATAGCTTTTTTCTTTTTGTTTGCAATTATAACAGGAATTATCGTTCACTGGAAAAAAATAGTACCTAATTTTTACCAATTTCGACCAAAAACGAAATGGAAAACTATTTGGACAGATGCGCATGTTGCACTGGGTGTAATAGGACTACCATATCAGTTTATATTTGCTGTTACAGGCGCATACCTAATTATTGGTTATATGGTAATGCTAGCACCTGTGCAAAACTATATTTTTAATGATAATTCTAAAGCTTTAACAGAAGCATTGAATTACGAAAAAGATATAAATTATGAGTACAAAGCAGTAGAATTAGAAAAAACTATTTCTATTAATGATTTTTTAGTTAAAACAAAAAAAGAATACCCAAGCTTACAATTAAATAGTGTCGAAATATTTAATTATGGAGATGCAAATATGCATGTAAAAGTAGGAGGATACCCAAAGTATAAGGATAACTTTTTAAGTTCAGGATCAATCACATTCAAAGCTTCAGATGGATATATAGTACAAACAAAAGATTCAAAAAATAGCTTATCATATATAGAAGGAGCTACAAATCTTTTAAAAAGATTACACTTTGGAGATTTTGGTGGTTATGGAATGAAATTAATTTACTTGGTTTTGGGTTTTATCACCTGTTTTGTAATCATATCTGGTGTACTTATTTGGTTAGTTACAAGAGATAAAAAAAGCGTACCTAATTACAAACGTAAATTCAATAGTTGGCTAGTAAATATTTATATGGCTATATGTTTAAGCTTATATCCAATAACTGCTCTTGTTTTTATTACCGTTAAATGTTTTTCAAACAGCAATGGAGACAATAGAAAAGTATTTATTTATCAGATATTTTTCTGGGGATGGCTTATACTAAGCTCACTTTTTATCGTAAAAAAAGACAATTACTTTACCAATAAAATATCACTTTTATTAGGAAGTATTTTAGGATTTCTAGTACCTATCTCAAATGGTGCTATTACAGGCAATTGGCTATGGATTTCTTGGCAAAAAGGATATTCACAAATTTTTGTGGTAGATGCTTTTTGGTTGCTACTTTCAATAACATCATTTAGTATTTTCTTCAAAATAAAAAGAAATAAAAAGCTTTAA
- a CDS encoding helix-turn-helix transcriptional regulator, producing the protein MKVTIYNNEEAIFDKLSNIKNINDNFYKTLVTNFNEDNFKGWYKEHVFENFKIGFGSIKTIKGYKISFNIKGESIEMLFNLKGKFTIHIPEIESKYFFNSNSHNINFYSNTKGFLECESSESFIVRLNLSPLFFIQYLPDDIRFDDFKKIISDKKFGKLNSENCLINSRMHFLIKEVIASEWDNHFRKIHITSKILDLLLLQLYQFTPSTPKKNTTKLTTTEANKIERVYEYILNNYTSPLTLSLLCKEIGTNEYALKKGFKTTFGITVFKFIANLRMNKAKELLLKGHTVNEVSEKVSYKNPQHFSTAFKKKFGTSPSKFLSELSFYDIKN; encoded by the coding sequence ATGAAGGTTACCATATATAATAATGAAGAAGCTATTTTTGATAAGCTATCTAATATTAAAAATATAAATGATAATTTTTACAAAACCTTAGTAACTAACTTTAATGAAGATAATTTTAAAGGTTGGTATAAGGAGCATGTATTTGAAAACTTCAAAATAGGTTTTGGCTCCATAAAAACTATAAAAGGCTATAAAATATCTTTTAATATTAAAGGAGAAAGTATAGAAATGTTATTTAACTTAAAAGGGAAGTTTACTATACATATACCTGAAATAGAAAGTAAGTATTTTTTTAACTCTAACTCACATAATATTAACTTTTATAGCAATACAAAAGGCTTTTTAGAGTGTGAATCTTCAGAATCTTTTATTGTACGCCTTAACTTATCTCCTTTATTCTTCATTCAGTATTTACCCGATGATATTAGGTTTGATGATTTTAAAAAAATCATTAGTGATAAAAAATTTGGTAAACTTAATTCAGAAAACTGCTTAATAAATTCAAGAATGCATTTTTTGATAAAAGAAGTTATTGCCTCTGAATGGGATAATCATTTTCGAAAAATACATATTACCTCTAAAATATTAGATCTTCTTTTATTACAACTTTATCAGTTTACACCTAGTACTCCTAAAAAAAACACAACAAAGCTAACTACTACTGAAGCTAATAAAATTGAAAGGGTTTATGAATATATACTTAATAATTATACATCTCCGCTAACCTTATCTTTGTTATGTAAAGAAATTGGCACCAATGAATATGCCTTAAAAAAAGGATTTAAAACCACATTTGGTATTACCGTATTTAAATTTATTGCTAATTTAAGAATGAATAAGGCTAAAGAACTATTATTAAAAGGCCATACCGTAAATGAGGTTTCTGAAAAGGTAAGTTATAAAAACCCACAACACTTTTCTACTGCCTTTAAAAAGAAGTTTGGTACTTCTCCTAGTAAATTTTTAAGTGAACTAAGTTTTTATGATATAAAAAATTAA